CGACTCatgaaaatttataatataaataaaaatataattttctaTTCTCCAATTGGAATTTATTGGAGTAGCTCGAGTTTATTATCTTCCTTTTCAATTGGAAAAGAATCTGAGCATTTAAGTAAAACATATTACAATAAAGTCAAAAgagatttgtgtgatggttagtcatcaaatttggattattattttaaatttactttcttcctttttaatttttttttttttaatttagagTTAAATGAGCCAAGACAAGCCTGTTCAAACTCGAGCTCGTCCAATAAATTGAGCCGAGCCGAGCCTAGCTCGagcttaagaaaaatattcaagccgGGCCGAGCTTGATcatggaaaaaaaatttcaagcttTAGCCCGACTCGAGCTcaataaaaaatcaaataagCCAAACATGATCACCTTGGTATTAGCTCCGGCTCggctcatttacacccctaTGAGGAGAATGTGAAAGTTTTCTTCTCACTCACTTTCtcaattttatgtttttttttaaattttattttatatttttatttaataaaggAATGATGCAGTCGCCCTCAaaccttaattaatgaaactgtcaaaTACAAGAGGAGAACAATGAGTCTAactcctgattacaataagcatttaGAGAACATGTTGAAATGATATCACAAGTCTCAACCGAAAACATGTATTCAAccaggcaccaactagcaaagagtgctcttcTAGCTACTCTATTTGTTTTAACATAGTGGTGACATAACTGACAAAATTTGTTGAAGCCAGTTACACCAAACCGCAAGCCTTTTTTTATAGTATAGATAAATGGAAAAGGATGGATAGTTTTAAGGGACAATGAGGGAAAACTGGATTTCAACCACATGCATTAAatttaaaaacagaaattataacaacttaaaactgtcaATTAGAAGTTTATTTCAGTCTGCATGTGACAATTAGAAATTGATTTTCAaaccaataaactttttattgtcAAAGAATAAACTTTTCATTGTCAAAAAGTGATATCAATTCCAATTTCTTTTGTAttaagtagttttttttttaaatggataTTTATATAATTAGAGTTAATAGTAATTAAAAAAGGGGCTAGAGTGTAACATGTACTTGAATAGGACAACAGATAAGAATCCCGAAACTCTATCAAGTAAATGCAACTCATTACaaatctgttttgaatttgCTATTATcttataaacaaaaaacaactcaGTGTCTCCTAGGGGGAAAAAAATTGACTAGCCTCCCATTAGCTTGTAGGTCATTGTGGTACTAATAGAACACcttcctagcaaacaaataggagcaacCCTTTACCCATAAGCTGCTTGAAAAAAATTAGTCTTATcccagataattaccaactccgATAGAAATCATGATCTGAACACGATTGGCCTTAGACCATATATCAACTCAACTGCTCAAGAATGTCTATTTTTTAGGCCAGGCCTGCCCAAATCACTAAGTAATAAGTGAGGGTGGCACGGCACCCTCCTTGAAAGCCCATGAAATCGACCCAGATaacccaaatttgagtccaGGCCCCAAGGCCCAACCCCAAACACAAGCGAAGCTAGCAAAAGCACTGGCCATCTTCTGCCCACCTATCATCACCGCCGTCAAGATTTCCAGCAAAACGCCACCCCTACTCTTCTTCTTACATCAAATCAACGAGCACTAACATTGTACTTGTCACCTCTATCCTTACCAGATCACCAAACAAACCCAGCCAATCCTTGCCGCATTCTTACCGACGGCACAACAAGAAGCCACAACTACTAGATCTAACGGAGTCTGAAGAAGTCCTTAAAGATTCAGGATTTCTTGTTTGTATTCAGTAGTTGTTCAATAGTAATATAGTTACTGTCGGATTTGTGACTTTGTAATAAAGTTTATCCTTCGACGATAAGCTAGTTATTGTTTGACAATAATAGACAGCATAAACACAATTAATTGAAGCAAGGGCAAAAAACATGATTAGGAAACATCGGACCTTgaacaaattttcaaccaaccTTGTTCGTAAGGAAACATAAATCTACTTGGAAAGGCTTTTGAATTTATTGACCTGCTTGGGAATtctataaaataaattaaattataataatttgtttttcaAAACTTGCAAAGCTCCTTTAGATATACTGTGGCTATTTTGTTTTAATAAAGAAAAGCCACATATTCGCATGTCACTTTACGCATCATAAAAGAGAAAAGTGCTTTATtcaagagagagaggaaaaaaaaaaaagtgcccTTTTAGCATTGTCGATGCTTCGACGATAATCTGAGCATAAAATGAATCAGGAATTCTACATTGTCAGCCTCGCTTTTAAAAATAAGACTGATTTTTAATTTATCAGCCTACGCCCCCTCCAACACTTCCTTTCTCACCCTTTCTTCCTTCCAAAAGTGAAATGATCCCCTTTTAGATGCTATAACCACACACTTCATAAGAAACTATCTCGAGAAATCTGCTATTTATTAGTATTATTACAAATACCAAATTTTAACAATTTTCTGATAACATTACATCTGCCCATCTTTGATCGAGTatcaattccaatgaaattaaCTAAATGAATTAgtagaaaagaaggaaaaaaagaacctACAATATTACTCATCAACAAATCTTTTAAGTTGTTGACCACGTAAACCGTTCCAGAAGGCAGCTGCATTCATAACCTTCTTACCTGGAAGCTGAATCTCCAGCACCTGATCAAGTtgccaaaaaaatatatatatcaatttgaaAGCACAATGTACATTTAGTCGGAGAATTGGTGGTATCAAATGCACCATTCCATATTCTTCCGACGTGTTTAGGTAGATGATAAACAAACTACAGGAAAAAAAGGCAAAATCGTAAGATTCAGTTTGTAATAGGATAGATCACAGAAAGGCTTCttcttattgttttttttttttttgggtgggggGAACAcaacaataaataaaacaagaaaGTAACACAtgacttttgaaagttggtgtTTGGATAGAATGTGTTCCAAAACAATTTTGGTAAATGTGTTCTTACAAGAACAACACCTTGGAGAGCACTAGAAATGGTTCAGAAAACAGACGGCATAACCGTATGTCATGATCCTATCCTAGCAGTAATACTAGACAGTATCAGATATTGGTTAAATGCAAACGCACCTCAAGTGATGTGGACCCACCACAGGGGAATACTAATGCACCCTTTCGAAAAGAGATGTCATCCGCTTGGTTGACATGAATATTGCTTTGGCTGCAAACTTTGGTTGTGATAATTTTAAGCTCCAGTATATTGCGGTGACCATTTTTGTTGTCAACAACTACAACTTTAGCTCGAGTTCCAGGCCATCCTGCAAATGCACGAACCTATAGAGGTTGCAAGTTGTCACTCTGTAATAAAATCTTAGGAAAAGGAAAGACCATACCTTGTTATGTAGGACTACAGCTTCCTGATCAAATGATAGCCATGACTCCTCAGGAGAAATCTATgtaacacaaaataaattatacTTGCACAAGAAACTAACCATTAAAAACATCTTAGGCCACCGCTCTGCTGCAGCAAACAAATATACTACTTAGTTAACTACCTTTGGAGCTAATGTAGCTTTAGAGTCATCCTGGGACTGCGCTTTTAATTTAGCTGAACCATCAAATATGGAAGGAAGCTGGTGAATCAATAGTTTGGATCCTGCATAATAAGCAAGTAGGTTACTTAAATGATTTGTAACTGAAGCAACAGTAAACTGGTGATATTGATCGTACTTAAATAGATCAACTAAACTATGGAGCACAACAGCGACTGTTCAATGTAAATGTACTACAGGACAGTGGTATATGTGAAATAAGACGTGTCAACATTTATTGGCCGTCTGGTGAGGCAGCCTTAGAAATCTTCAAAGCAAATGAGGTATTCATGCCGTAAATTTGTACTTTGGAAAAGAAAGATTAGATGGGAATCTTCAGAGCAATCTGCATCTTTTTTCAATACCTATTAATTTAGTTACttagggctttttttttttttttggtcttggaAATGATACAGGACCAATCTACTTTCCATTGACATAAAAATAAATTCAGAAACAGGATACCGGATAGGtttcaaataaacaaaaaaaaaataattacacacacacatatatgtgtgtgtgtttagagagagagagattaaatcTTAGACAAGACATGTGGAGATCATAGAaagtatacatatatacatatatatacaagtctctatatatatatatatatatatatatatatatatatatatatattataagacTCATCACCTTATGTAGCAACATGTGGCTCTTGTTAATGAAACTGAAGAGgcaatatagatttttttttttttttttaaattaaaacaaagagAACTGTTCTTGAATCAGTTACAATCCATGAGATAGGTTTTTAAGACAAGGGGACTAACAGAATAAAGCGTACCTTCAGAAAATAGGAGAGCAAGCAAATCTGGTGCCTGCATTTACCCAGAATAGATATAATGAGGAACTGCTTCGGAAGTTGCAGCAACCCTAACATAATTTTGATATTTGTGAATAATCTAAAAGGTTATTCCAGAGGGGAAAATTTCAATGTAAGGAATAAACATCAGTATTGGCTATCATTGTTGTATCCTCAAGCACACAGAAACCACCATGTTTCGTAGATCTTGCGAAGGTACAGCTACTGCTTGATCTATATGGGCCATTGCTAACTTGGACCCATAACTTTGGCATCACAGATATAAAGGTCAAccattttccctttattttgGCCAATAATTTCAACTTACTTGTCGGtaccgaaaaacaaaaaacatgtaCACATAAGATAGCATGTATCAAAGATCTTCCACCACAACTTGTGCACTACTACTTCCTCCAGAAAAATCAGTATTTGACTCAGACTTAAGAATTATGCATTCTTTTTCTGAGAAGTAGAAATATCACGTATAAAATCTAAAACTTTTGCACCCATAAGTTTCATATAAGCATTGTTAATACCTTAATTTGATCATCAATTTCCAGTCCTTGACTGGCTATCACAGGTCCAGCATCCAGTGCACGGACAGTAAATGCTAAGGATACTCCTGTTTCTTTGACACCATCctaatttggaaaataaaaaatttagataATATCCAGAGTCAGAAAGTTTACACGCGGCTAGCAGAAGTTATAATTTTCGCAATAATTTACATGTGGCTAACATATATGCTAATTTCCATTATTATATGAAATAAGGAATACCAAATCTCAAAACACCTGCAAAGCTCTTTGAACAGGTGCTGCACCACGATACAACGGCAGCAAACTTGGGTGTATATTTACTGTGCCTGAGAAGGTAGTCACTTTTGATTGAGAAACAATGCTGGCAGAGATGACCATGAGGGAAAGCAAAATTCAGACCTTAATTTTATTTCTCACTAGAACATTCttcttaaaaaatttaaaaagtacAAACATGAGGAACAAGATGTTCACTGACAACATTATCTAAAGAAATGAGACTGCACTCAAGCAAAACAACATAAACTTAACAACAACAGCATTCCAGTTCTAAAGTAAAGCATAGAAAGAACTACGACTGAATTATGAGGAAAGTGATGCCCATAGAGTTTCCTAAACCAACAAAAACTCGAGTTCCTCCTTCACCCTTGACATGATTGAAAGTTCTCTTGTTTCTCTCCATACAAATGACCTGAGAAACAGCCATTACAGTGCATCTTCCCAAGACCAAACCCTTCTCTCCCATAAAGAGACTTCTATATCTCATGCCTTTCACAGAATAAGGCAACACCATCTGCTGGATTGTCCCAACTCAGATTTGACTCCCCAAAAACCCTGTTCCATAGAGTTGATGCAACTGCACATCATAAAAACAAATGCTTCACACATTCTGAAAAATCTCAACAGTACACATCAATTACAGGAAAGACACATATCAGGCCTTCGCCTCTGGATGATGGCACGGGTGTCAAACCTTTCCATGAGCAATTATCCAAGCTAACACCCTTCACCTAGGAGGAACTATAGCCCATACTATGGAAAAAAGGAATGAGGTGAGGAATGGAGAGGTTGACCATCAAATGCCCTCAGAATGATTTACATGAATACTGACCAGATGACTCCAGCAACCACTCTCTCTTGTCTGGTCCAGATGAAACTAACAACAATACCTTCTAGCCCAGACAATAAATAATGAATTCAAA
Above is a genomic segment from Rosa chinensis cultivar Old Blush chromosome 3, RchiOBHm-V2, whole genome shotgun sequence containing:
- the LOC112195367 gene encoding methionyl-tRNA formyltransferase, producing the protein MNSSSLMLRRFLCFNASPPSSSSSSILCFSSSRNRKPLVFLGSPQVSATVLDALLNASGGPDSLFEVAAIVTQPPSMKNRGKKVLPSPLAQHALDRGFPSELIFTPARAGEDMFLSSLRALKPELCITAAYGNILPSKFLNIPTLGTVNIHPSLLPLYRGAAPVQRALQDGVKETGVSLAFTVRALDAGPVIASQGLEIDDQIKAPDLLALLFSEGSKLLIHQLPSIFDGSAKLKAQSQDDSKATLAPKISPEESWLSFDQEAVVLHNKVRAFAGWPGTRAKVVVVDNKNGHRNILELKIITTKVCSQSNIHVNQADDISFRKGALVFPCGGSTSLEVLEIQLPGKKVMNAAAFWNGLRGQQLKRFVDE